In one window of Helianthus annuus cultivar XRQ/B chromosome 17, HanXRQr2.0-SUNRISE, whole genome shotgun sequence DNA:
- the LOC118488846 gene encoding uncharacterized protein LOC118488846: protein MEDVLCTGSGLNQEMTLSRPGDTRWNSHYKTLSRLITLYLSIMEVLGCIVETGQTLPCSRQADGLLEDMKKYDFVFYIHLMEHILNITHTLSQCLQRKEQDLMNAVKLVSTTKNQLEKFRLEGFNEFLKNLVLVLPVTTATAERCFSAMKNVKTDLHNGLTMRI, encoded by the exons ATGGAAGATGTGCTTTGTACCGGTAGTGGGTTGAATCAAGAAATGACACTTTCAAGACCCGGAGATACACGTTGGAATTCCCACTACAAAACGCTTTCGCGTTTGATTACTTTATATCTAAGCATTATGGAAGTTCTTGGATGTATAGTAGAAACTGGTCAAACTCTTCCTTGTAGTAGACAAGCGGACGGACTTCTAGAGGATATGAAAAAATACGACTTTGTGTTTTACATACACTTGATGGAGCATATTCTAAACATTACACACACGTTGTCCCAATGTCTACAAAGAAAAGAACAAGATTTGATGAATGCGGTTAAATTGGTTTCTACCACCAAAAACCAACTTGAAAAGTTTAGGTTGGAAGGATTTAATGAGTTCTTGAAGAAT CTTGTTCTCGTATTACCCGTCACAACCGCAACCGCTGAAAGATGTTTTtcggcaatgaagaatgtgaagacCGACTTGCATAATGGATTGACGATGAGAATTTAA